Proteins encoded together in one Anaerococcus murdochii window:
- the recN gene encoding DNA repair protein RecN produces the protein MLAELYIDNFIIIKKDHIFFEDKFNVLTGETGSGKSIILEAINLLLGKRASKDTIGNFKDQTIIEAVFILKDSLINKFVNLGISFDDDKLIITRNIGKNSSSIRINGRLSNINILKEISDDLIDIYKQGDSNIYMNKANYIDLIDSYQNDQRTRELRKNLSDLYKEKNDYLRRFKDFDLTNEELTRERDLIKYQIDEIDSIDLFNIDEEEIEHEYKRLTNITSLKEGFYKTLELIDSNDYDKPSISSLLSEASSNIGDFIEIDHKSSELYNRLVSLSDELDDIYSEADSYVDFLSTDPEKLETLEELNKKLFDLKRKYGNNIEDIKEYYESMKERLEELDQIDDLRNNLTSILANVDEKMVENSEEIHDIRLKKIESLEKSLNKEIVELNIKNGKFKVDLKKKDSIDKLGFDDIDFLIRTNKGENLTSLTKTASGGEISRIMLAFKEVFASFDDIDTMIFDEIDTGISGRTAQIVGEKILDLSKKRQVIAISHLPQIASLANNHILISKEDCGNFTISSSKNIKEDERTLEIARLIGGVDITETTIKSAREILEMAEDLRNERRKVL, from the coding sequence ATGCTTGCTGAGCTTTACATAGATAATTTTATCATAATAAAAAAAGACCATATTTTTTTTGAAGATAAATTTAATGTGTTAACTGGCGAGACAGGGTCTGGCAAGTCCATAATACTCGAGGCAATAAACCTACTTTTAGGCAAAAGAGCCAGTAAGGATACTATAGGAAATTTCAAAGATCAGACAATTATAGAAGCCGTTTTTATATTAAAAGACTCTTTAATCAATAAATTTGTAAACCTTGGCATAAGCTTTGATGATGATAAGCTAATAATAACAAGGAATATTGGTAAAAATTCATCAAGTATAAGGATTAATGGCAGGCTATCAAATATTAATATTCTTAAAGAAATAAGTGATGATCTTATAGATATTTATAAGCAAGGCGATTCTAATATCTATATGAATAAGGCTAATTACATTGACCTTATTGATTCTTATCAAAATGATCAAAGAACTAGAGAACTAAGAAAGAATTTGTCCGACCTATATAAGGAAAAAAATGATTATCTTAGACGTTTCAAAGATTTTGATCTTACTAATGAAGAATTGACCAGAGAAAGAGATCTCATAAAATATCAGATTGATGAGATTGATAGTATAGATCTTTTTAATATAGATGAAGAAGAGATAGAGCATGAATATAAGAGGCTTACAAATATAACTAGTTTAAAGGAAGGCTTTTATAAGACACTTGAACTTATTGACTCAAATGATTATGACAAGCCATCTATAAGCAGTCTATTAAGTGAAGCATCTTCAAATATTGGAGATTTCATAGAAATAGATCACAAGTCGTCTGAACTTTATAATAGGCTAGTTTCTTTATCAGATGAACTTGATGATATTTATTCAGAAGCTGATTCTTATGTAGATTTTTTATCGACTGATCCAGAAAAATTAGAGACTTTGGAAGAACTAAATAAAAAACTTTTTGACCTTAAGAGGAAATATGGAAATAATATTGAAGATATTAAAGAATATTATGAATCAATGAAAGAAAGACTAGAAGAATTAGACCAAATTGATGATCTAAGGAACAACTTAACTAGTATTTTAGCCAATGTTGATGAAAAAATGGTCGAAAACTCCGAAGAAATTCATGACATTAGACTTAAGAAGATAGAAAGCCTTGAAAAATCTCTTAATAAAGAAATAGTGGAATTAAATATAAAAAATGGTAAATTTAAAGTCGACCTTAAAAAGAAAGATAGTATCGATAAGCTTGGCTTTGATGATATTGACTTTTTAATTAGAACAAATAAGGGAGAAAATTTAACATCTCTCACCAAGACGGCCTCAGGCGGAGAAATTTCAAGAATTATGCTTGCCTTCAAGGAAGTTTTTGCAAGTTTTGATGATATAGATACAATGATATTTGATGAAATAGATACAGGCATAAGTGGTAGGACTGCTCAAATAGTAGGAGAAAAAATCCTGGATTTGTCAAAGAAAAGACAAGTTATAGCCATAAGCCACTTGCCACAAATAGCATCACTTGCAAATAATCATATTTTAATTAGCAAGGAAGATTGCGGCAACTTTACTATATCTAGTTCAAAAAATATCAAAGAAGACGAGAGAACCCTTGAAATAGCAAGGCTAATTG
- a CDS encoding arginine repressor, which produces MKKYTRQRLILDIIQNNDVRTQSQLSDMLKSQGVNATQATISRDIKELRISKVQSDDYEYKYTVVDAVYDTLTERIEKIFKEAVLSVEKSAQMIVIKTISYCATVCGQYITNEKLENIGGMVTGIDTIFITPKDFESIDALVEEIRNLIK; this is translated from the coding sequence ATGAAAAAATATACTAGACAAAGATTAATATTAGATATTATTCAGAATAATGACGTCAGAACCCAAAGCCAACTTTCTGATATGTTAAAATCTCAAGGAGTAAACGCTACACAAGCAACTATTTCTAGAGATATTAAGGAGCTTAGGATATCAAAGGTTCAAAGTGATGATTATGAATATAAATATACTGTAGTAGATGCTGTATACGATACACTTACAGAAAGAATTGAGAAGATTTTTAAGGAAGCAGTGCTTTCAGTAGAAAAATCAGCCCAGATGATTGTAATTAAAACAATTTCTTATTGTGCAACTGTTTGTGGTCAATATATAACAAATGAGAAATTGGAAAATATTGGTGGTATGGTTACAGGAATTGATACAATATTTATCACTCCAAAAGACTTTGAATCAATTGATGCCCTTGTAGAAGAAATTAGGAATCTTATCAAATAA
- a CDS encoding polyprenyl synthetase family protein: MMNKEKFLKIFNEDKDIIDKEAKSYFSPDNILEEAMAYATDGGKRIRAFLYLETKKMFSQITDEDDYKLALALEFIHAYSLVHDDLPAMDNDDFRRGQPSVHKKYGEDIGILTGDALLNEAAIILFDLAKSNASFIKAGSYMLQRASRFGMIGGQVIDLRRGASYDLDYLLDVYKKKTSDLFKAACVPAGIVSGVDEETIGKIENFAENLGLAFQIQDDLLEDTYEDELNIINVMSKDEAIVLLEKVNDRAKDSIKDFQNNEVLSFLIDYLSSRSY; this comes from the coding sequence ATGATGAATAAAGAAAAGTTTTTGAAAATTTTTAATGAAGATAAGGATATAATAGATAAGGAAGCTAAATCTTATTTTAGTCCAGACAATATCTTAGAAGAGGCCATGGCCTATGCAACAGATGGTGGAAAGAGGATAAGGGCTTTTCTGTATCTAGAAACCAAGAAAATGTTTTCACAAATTACAGATGAAGATGACTATAAACTTGCCCTAGCCTTAGAATTTATTCATGCCTATTCTCTTGTTCACGACGATCTTCCAGCAATGGATAATGATGATTTTAGGAGGGGGCAGCCTAGTGTTCACAAAAAATATGGTGAAGATATAGGAATTCTCACAGGCGATGCACTTTTAAATGAAGCTGCTATAATATTATTTGATTTAGCAAAATCCAATGCTTCATTCATTAAGGCAGGTTCGTATATGCTTCAAAGAGCGTCTAGGTTTGGAATGATAGGAGGCCAGGTCATAGATTTAAGAAGGGGCGCGTCCTATGATTTAGATTATCTTTTAGATGTGTATAAGAAAAAAACATCGGATTTATTTAAAGCGGCTTGTGTTCCTGCAGGTATTGTATCTGGGGTAGATGAGGAAACTATAGGAAAAATAGAAAATTTTGCAGAAAACTTAGGTCTTGCCTTTCAAATTCAGGATGATTTATTAGAAGATACATATGAAGATGAATTAAACATCATAAATGTTATGTCAAAAGACGAAGCAATAGTGCTTTTGGAAAAAGTTAATGATAGAGCAAAAGATTCAATAAAAGATTTTCAAAATAATGAAGTATTATCATTTTTAATTGACTACCTGTCAAGTCGAAGTTATTAG
- the xseB gene encoding exodeoxyribonuclease VII small subunit, protein MDKSFEDQYKKIEEILDKIENNRDNLDESIKLYDQAKKMYRELEEKLVDYRAKVEVISNDE, encoded by the coding sequence ATGGATAAATCTTTTGAAGACCAATATAAAAAAATAGAAGAAATTTTAGATAAAATTGAAAATAATAGGGACAATCTAGATGAATCAATTAAGCTCTATGACCAAGCCAAGAAAATGTATAGGGAACTTGAAGAAAAGCTTGTGGATTATAGGGCTAAGGTGGAAGTTATAAGTAATGATGAATAA
- the xseA gene encoding exodeoxyribonuclease VII large subunit produces MRKPLSVKQFNEYVKSNIKHDPIFQRINLIGELCNVRVNNYHLYFSLKEGTDIIDAVIYYYEDKDISFDFSPGKEVIIRGNLSFNNYSSRLIIVASEIEDVGLSKEFKEFLKMQEEFKAKGYFDIENKNPIPKLVKKVGLITSKDGAAIVDFLAMINSRANDIHIYLDPVKVQGDQAEDLVAKAINRLDKLGLDVIVITRGGGSNEDLSSFNQRKIIEAVHDAKTPIISAIGHNIDTTLIDYTSDLSLQTPTEAGSYLIADYIDYEKFLKEKFVRARSKIQSTLDMRSLSLKILESKLENSSPRKLIDDRLKDLRSINKNLDMAMESLLTYNGTKLNNLTHKFDYLTKLIDMRKNQIEINFDGTNIYSAHSLKIGDGFDLVFSDGKLKARIIDG; encoded by the coding sequence ATGAGAAAGCCTCTAAGTGTAAAGCAATTTAATGAGTATGTAAAATCAAATATCAAACACGATCCAATTTTTCAGAGAATAAATTTGATCGGTGAGCTTTGCAATGTGAGGGTTAATAACTACCACCTTTATTTTTCCTTAAAAGAAGGAACTGACATCATTGATGCTGTAATCTATTATTATGAAGATAAGGATATAAGTTTTGACTTTAGCCCTGGTAAGGAAGTAATTATCAGGGGAAACTTATCTTTCAATAATTACTCATCAAGACTAATTATAGTAGCATCTGAGATAGAGGATGTTGGTTTATCAAAAGAATTTAAAGAATTTCTTAAAATGCAAGAGGAATTTAAAGCAAAGGGATATTTTGACATTGAAAACAAAAATCCAATCCCAAAATTAGTTAAAAAAGTGGGTCTTATTACATCAAAAGATGGGGCAGCTATAGTGGACTTTCTAGCTATGATTAATAGCAGGGCAAATGACATACATATCTATTTAGATCCAGTCAAAGTTCAAGGTGACCAAGCTGAGGATTTGGTAGCTAAAGCAATAAATAGGCTTGATAAACTAGGCCTCGATGTAATTGTTATCACCAGAGGCGGAGGGTCTAATGAAGACCTTTCAAGCTTCAACCAAAGAAAAATAATAGAAGCAGTCCATGATGCAAAAACTCCTATTATTTCTGCTATAGGACATAATATTGATACAACATTAATAGATTATACGAGTGATTTGAGTCTACAAACTCCTACAGAAGCAGGGTCTTACCTTATAGCTGACTACATAGACTATGAAAAATTTTTAAAAGAAAAATTTGTAAGAGCAAGGTCAAAGATACAATCGACTCTGGATATGAGGAGTTTGAGCCTTAAGATTCTAGAATCAAAGTTAGAAAATTCATCACCAAGAAAACTTATTGATGATAGGCTTAAAGATCTAAGGTCTATAAACAAAAATCTTGACATGGCTATGGAAAGCTTATTAACCTATAACGGAACTAAACTAAACAACCTAACTCATAAATTTGACTACTTAACAAAGCTTATAGATATGAGAAAGAATCAAATTGAAATAAATTTTGATGGTACAAATATCTATTCTGCTCACAGTTTAAAGATAGGCGATGGGTTTGACCTAGTATTCAGTGACGGAAAATTAAAGGCGAGGATAATTGATGGATAA
- a CDS encoding transcription antitermination protein NusB encodes MKRTDQREWVFKLIFQDTINKIEDDVEILANHDLSGDETFIVDSIKSYKNNFEKIDHILQENIPKGMPKLSRVVKSIIYLSINEIYFLDIPVSVSINEAVNLAKKFSAEDDYKIVNLILGNIVRNDNK; translated from the coding sequence ATGAAGAGAACTGACCAAAGAGAATGGGTTTTTAAACTCATTTTTCAAGACACAATTAATAAAATTGAAGATGATGTAGAAATATTAGCAAACCACGACCTTAGTGGGGATGAAACTTTTATTGTCGATTCTATCAAATCATACAAGAATAATTTTGAAAAAATTGACCACATACTACAGGAAAATATCCCTAAGGGCATGCCAAAACTAAGTAGGGTTGTTAAGTCTATTATTTATTTATCTATAAATGAAATCTATTTTTTAGATATACCAGTGTCAGTTTCTATTAATGAAGCAGTTAACCTAGCTAAGAAGTTTTCTGCTGAAGATGACTATAAGATAGTTAATCTAATTTTAGGTAATATAGTAAGAAATGATAATAAATGA
- a CDS encoding Asp23/Gls24 family envelope stress response protein, which produces MSNTFKDGSVKIADEVLDQIAIQAANDVYGVYEENSDEGFIHSLQAKTTKTSIRNVSGNLVIDLDLSLDKNVNVRKTVKKIQENVKNVVETMTGLIVSKINVNISKLEI; this is translated from the coding sequence ATGTCAAATACTTTCAAAGATGGTTCAGTAAAAATAGCTGATGAGGTTTTAGATCAAATAGCTATCCAAGCAGCCAATGATGTTTATGGAGTTTATGAAGAAAATTCTGATGAAGGATTTATTCATTCACTCCAAGCGAAAACAACAAAAACATCAATTAGAAATGTTAGTGGAAATCTTGTTATTGATCTTGACCTTTCATTAGATAAGAATGTCAATGTAAGAAAAACAGTTAAAAAAATCCAAGAAAATGTCAAAAATGTAGTTGAGACCATGACAGGTCTTATCGTTAGCAAAATTAACGTTAATATTAGTAAATTAGAAATCTAA
- the efp gene encoding elongation factor P, which translates to MISANDLRKGVTFVYDNDVYQVVDFQHVKPGKGAAFVRAKIRSVMNGGAKDVTFNPNEKFENAIISTKEMQYLYNDGQLYYFMDPESFEQIGIEEDNVKDAIIYVRENDTVLIKFYQGKPFSIDPQNFVELKVVKTEPGVKGDTATNVTKPATVETGAVINVPIFVNEGDVIKIDTRSGEYLSRA; encoded by the coding sequence ATGATTTCAGCAAATGATTTAAGAAAAGGTGTAACATTCGTTTACGACAACGATGTATATCAAGTAGTAGATTTCCAACACGTTAAACCAGGTAAGGGAGCTGCCTTTGTTAGAGCAAAAATTAGATCTGTAATGAATGGTGGTGCAAAAGACGTAACCTTTAACCCAAATGAAAAATTTGAGAATGCTATTATCTCTACAAAAGAAATGCAATATTTATACAATGATGGTCAATTATATTACTTTATGGACCCAGAAAGTTTCGAACAAATAGGAATTGAAGAAGACAATGTTAAGGATGCAATTATCTACGTTAGAGAAAATGATACAGTTTTAATTAAGTTCTACCAAGGCAAGCCATTCTCAATTGATCCACAAAACTTTGTAGAATTAAAGGTAGTAAAGACAGAACCTGGTGTTAAAGGCGATACAGCAACTAACGTAACAAAACCAGCTACAGTTGAAACTGGAGCAGTAATAAATGTTCCAATTTTCGTAAATGAAGGCGATGTAATTAAAATAGATACAAGAAGCGGCGAATATCTATCAAGAGCTTAG
- a CDS encoding tRNA(Met) cytidine acetate ligase, translating to MKTLGIISEFNPFHNGHKYLLDKAKKELKADLAISIMSGDFVQRGEAAIMDKFSRASVAVKCGFDLVIEIPSFVTLQSAEFFAKKSVNILNKINIDYLVFGIENINTDDFLKACKVIIENEKNIDSKIKSLIASGLSYPKSHNKALLDFVSSDFLSSNNILALEYMRALYKINSKIKPYPINRIKTKNEDQSIIDKNFASSTAIRNNLDNDIKSLIPIESYIELSNFMNEYKSFDYDYIYKIFKYKILIEDYPMCKILGYEQGIDNYLARLARDNNLYNNFIDQATSQRYTKSRIKRLVLNYILDNTMELNNLDLSFVKVLAYNNKATENFNNLANKLNIVINKSDLKKLKITDLLVFNKMIEASNFYNLGIGREIDYDFRHNNRPI from the coding sequence ATGAAAACTTTAGGAATAATTTCTGAATTTAACCCCTTTCACAATGGGCATAAATATTTATTAGATAAGGCAAAAAAAGAATTAAAAGCCGACTTAGCTATATCTATAATGAGCGGCGACTTTGTTCAAAGAGGTGAGGCTGCTATTATGGATAAATTTTCAAGAGCAAGTGTTGCTGTAAAGTGTGGCTTTGACCTAGTAATCGAAATACCAAGCTTTGTGACTCTTCAATCCGCAGAATTTTTCGCTAAAAAATCAGTAAATATTTTAAATAAAATTAATATTGATTATTTGGTCTTTGGTATCGAAAACATAAATACAGATGATTTTTTAAAAGCTTGTAAAGTAATAATTGAAAACGAAAAGAATATTGACTCTAAAATTAAATCACTAATTGCTAGTGGTCTTTCCTATCCAAAATCCCATAATAAGGCACTTCTAGATTTTGTTAGTAGTGATTTTTTATCATCTAACAATATCTTGGCCCTTGAATACATGAGAGCCCTTTATAAAATAAATTCAAAAATCAAGCCCTATCCAATTAATAGAATCAAAACAAAAAACGAAGACCAAAGTATAATCGACAAAAACTTTGCATCTTCCACTGCTATTAGAAATAATTTAGATAATGATATTAAAAGTCTAATACCGATTGAATCTTATATAGAGCTTTCAAATTTTATGAATGAATATAAATCTTTTGATTATGATTATATTTACAAAATTTTTAAATATAAAATTCTTATAGAAGATTACCCGATGTGTAAAATCTTAGGATATGAACAAGGAATTGATAACTACTTGGCAAGACTTGCTAGAGACAATAATTTATATAATAATTTCATTGACCAGGCTACATCTCAACGATATACAAAATCAAGAATCAAAAGACTTGTTTTAAATTACATTTTAGACAACACTATGGAATTAAACAATCTTGACTTATCCTTTGTAAAAGTTCTAGCCTATAACAATAAAGCTACCGAAAATTTCAATAATTTGGCCAATAAATTAAACATTGTAATAAATAAAAGTGACTTAAAAAAATTAAAAATTACAGACCTTCTAGTTTTTAATAAAATGATAGAAGCGTCTAACTTCTACAATCTTGGCATAGGAAGAGAGATTGACTATGATTTTAGGCACAATAATAGACCTATCTAG
- a CDS encoding ATPase encodes MANKITDLILEMEDIMDEASSVPFSKKIAVDPDEIYEILNEMKDSLPEEIKQAQWVTDEKDRILSEASAEADNRLSQAEGEIKNFKEQAKSQYQKMVSEHELTIQARNEADRILQEAAAEAKKIRQQSYDYVDRLFTGSAANFSKLAQQLEQNKNKILENK; translated from the coding sequence ATGGCAAACAAAATTACTGATCTTATTCTTGAGATGGAAGATATAATGGATGAGGCAAGCTCTGTACCTTTTTCAAAAAAAATAGCAGTAGATCCAGATGAGATTTATGAAATCTTAAACGAGATGAAAGACTCTCTTCCAGAAGAAATCAAGCAAGCTCAATGGGTTACTGACGAAAAAGATAGGATTTTATCTGAGGCATCTGCAGAAGCTGATAATAGACTTAGCCAAGCAGAAGGTGAAATCAAAAACTTTAAGGAACAAGCTAAGAGCCAATACCAAAAAATGGTAAGTGAACATGAACTAACCATACAAGCAAGAAATGAAGCTGACAGAATTCTTCAAGAAGCAGCAGCTGAAGCTAAGAAAATAAGACAACAATCTTATGACTATGTTGATAGACTATTTACAGGTTCTGCAGCAAACTTTAGCAAACTTGCACAACAACTTGAACAAAACAAAAACAAAATTCTAGAAAACAAATAA
- the coaD gene encoding pantetheine-phosphate adenylyltransferase gives MKIIYPGSFDPLTEGHMDIIKRLSKMFDEVIVAILYNENKNSLFSVDERKGIIEEAIKEENLPNISIHSFDGLLVNFAKSIDVKLVARGLRGVTDYEYEKNIARVNSTLYEGLETIFLLSNPSYSFVSSSGVREIAAFKGDVSAFVSPSVEKKIKEKFNY, from the coding sequence ATGAAAATAATTTACCCAGGTAGCTTCGATCCCCTTACTGAGGGCCATATGGACATTATCAAAAGACTAAGCAAAATGTTTGATGAAGTGATTGTTGCTATATTATATAACGAAAATAAAAACTCTTTATTTAGTGTCGATGAGAGAAAAGGCATAATAGAAGAGGCAATTAAAGAAGAAAATTTACCTAATATTTCAATTCATTCTTTCGATGGTCTTTTAGTAAACTTTGCTAAAAGCATAGATGTAAAGCTTGTAGCTAGAGGACTTAGGGGAGTGACAGATTATGAATATGAAAAAAATATTGCAAGGGTTAATTCGACTTTATATGAAGGGCTTGAAACAATCTTTCTTTTAAGCAACCCTTCATATTCATTCGTTAGCTCTAGTGGTGTTAGAGAGATAGCTGCTTTTAAAGGCGATGTATCAGCCTTTGTAAGTCCGAGTGTTGAAAAGAAAATTAAAGAGAAATTTAATTATTAG
- the rsmD gene encoding 16S rRNA (guanine(966)-N(2))-methyltransferase RsmD, with translation MKVVAGKYKGYNLLSPKSKTSRPTDNKVKEAIFDMLYPFKPDFKALDLFAGTGQMGIEFLSRGAKEVYFNEKNYSNFSILKQNLDKINSSDVFTYKNDFIRCLKDFGDKNFKFDYIFLDPPYETDFINKSLFYIKEYDLLNEEGIVITESSMDMDFSEKYGLHVLKDKSYGRKFIKFYTK, from the coding sequence ATGAAAGTAGTAGCAGGAAAGTACAAGGGATACAATCTATTAAGCCCTAAATCAAAAACATCAAGACCTACTGATAATAAGGTAAAGGAAGCGATTTTTGATATGCTTTATCCTTTTAAGCCTGATTTCAAGGCCTTAGATCTATTTGCAGGTACAGGTCAAATGGGTATAGAATTTTTGTCTAGAGGAGCAAAGGAAGTATATTTTAACGAGAAAAATTATTCTAATTTTTCTATCCTCAAACAAAATTTAGATAAGATAAATTCTTCGGATGTTTTTACATACAAAAATGATTTTATTAGGTGTTTAAAAGATTTCGGAGATAAAAATTTTAAATTTGATTATATTTTTCTTGATCCACCATATGAAACTGATTTCATCAATAAATCCTTGTTTTATATCAAAGAATATGACTTATTGAATGAAGAAGGTATAGTTATTACTGAATCTAGTATGGACATGGATTTTTCTGAAAAATATGGTTTGCATGTTTTAAAAGATAAATCCTATGGAAGGAAATTTATAAAATTTTATACAAAATGA
- a CDS encoding ATP-dependent DNA helicase RecG has protein sequence MSREVTSLKGIGPKKAQALARLDIYTISDLYSYYPREYEDRRLKSSVLKASPTRSYYFEWKAISKPYVKRLKNMTISYMYFAEGDFKKIRVVWFNDRFSIRKIQLNTSYKFYTKVTYNEGFYEAVNPLFEDLDGEEIGGIYSIYPLTSGLSQKNLNSFIKEALKNFEPREEILSKGIKEKFNLLDRDEALNEVHFPKDIDTLLKAKSDIKIGDLLKELIFLDYVGKLQRTKQEISLTYNLDEILSKLDFSLTRSQLRSLKEILEDSGKEISMNRLLIGDVGSGKTIVAMLVMLVFAKNSYQSAMMVPTEVLAIQQFEKYKDFMDSFGVELALLTGSTKEKDEIKRRLKDGSIDMVVGTHALIEDDVDFKNLRLVVNDEQHRFGVRQRQELARKGINTNYLTMTATPIPRTLSLRINKMLDLSIINELPKGRAEVFTSIINEDHQEIIFENIKDSLEEGRQVYVVTTNIDAEDTNSVENLYKKYKKIFKPYRVEKLHGKLKPSIKEDILAKFNNHEIDIIVSTTVIEVGIDVANANTMVIYNSNNFGLSQLHQLRGRVGRGSYESYCYLISKDTNPNSKLNILVDSNDGFVISQKDYELRGGGKILSLIQHGKNISEIEYLKMTEEETDKTFEIFDYLKENSFEGVNLEYIKDYFDEDKDIILN, from the coding sequence TTGAGTAGAGAAGTAACAAGTTTAAAGGGAATTGGGCCTAAAAAGGCTCAGGCCCTTGCTAGACTTGATATTTATACAATAAGTGACCTATATTCCTACTATCCGAGAGAATACGAGGATAGGAGGCTTAAGTCAAGCGTTTTAAAAGCTAGTCCAACAAGGTCTTACTATTTTGAATGGAAGGCAATTTCTAAACCCTATGTCAAAAGACTAAAGAATATGACAATTTCTTATATGTATTTTGCAGAAGGTGATTTTAAGAAAATTAGGGTCGTTTGGTTTAATGATAGGTTTTCAATTAGAAAAATACAATTAAATACTTCTTATAAATTTTATACAAAAGTCACTTACAACGAAGGTTTTTACGAAGCTGTAAATCCGTTATTTGAGGACTTGGACGGTGAAGAGATAGGTGGAATTTATTCTATCTACCCACTTACATCTGGCCTAAGTCAGAAAAATTTAAATTCCTTTATAAAAGAAGCTCTAAAAAATTTTGAACCAAGGGAAGAAATTTTATCTAAAGGAATAAAAGAAAAGTTCAACCTTTTGGATAGGGATGAAGCTTTAAATGAAGTCCATTTCCCTAAAGATATTGATACCTTATTAAAGGCTAAATCTGATATAAAAATTGGAGATTTGTTAAAGGAATTAATTTTCTTAGACTATGTAGGAAAGCTACAAAGAACAAAGCAAGAGATAAGTTTAACTTATAATTTGGATGAAATTTTATCGAAACTCGATTTTTCTTTAACTAGGTCCCAATTAAGATCTCTAAAAGAGATATTAGAAGATTCTGGTAAAGAAATTTCAATGAATAGGCTTTTAATAGGTGACGTTGGTTCAGGAAAGACTATTGTTGCTATGCTCGTAATGCTTGTTTTTGCAAAAAATTCCTATCAGTCAGCCATGATGGTACCTACAGAAGTCCTTGCAATCCAACAATTTGAAAAATATAAGGATTTTATGGATAGTTTTGGTGTAGAGCTTGCTCTTTTAACTGGTTCCACAAAGGAAAAAGATGAAATAAAAAGACGACTTAAAGACGGGTCTATAGACATGGTGGTAGGGACTCACGCTTTAATTGAAGACGATGTTGATTTTAAAAACCTAAGACTAGTTGTAAATGATGAACAACACAGGTTTGGAGTTAGGCAAAGGCAAGAACTTGCCAGAAAAGGTATAAATACAAATTATCTCACAATGACTGCTACTCCAATCCCAAGAACCTTAAGTCTTAGAATCAATAAGATGCTTGATTTAAGTATAATAAACGAACTTCCAAAAGGAAGGGCAGAAGTTTTTACTAGTATTATAAATGAAGACCATCAAGAAATTATTTTTGAAAACATAAAAGATAGCCTTGAAGAAGGTAGGCAAGTCTACGTAGTAACAACAAATATTGATGCAGAAGATACAAATTCTGTAGAAAACCTTTATAAAAAATATAAGAAAATTTTCAAACCCTACAGGGTAGAAAAGCTTCATGGCAAATTAAAGCCTAGCATAAAAGAAGATATTTTAGCTAAGTTTAATAATCATGAAATAGATATTATTGTTTCCACAACTGTAATAGAAGTCGGAATCGATGTAGCAAATGCAAACACCATGGTTATTTACAACTCAAATAATTTTGGCTTATCCCAGCTCCACCAACTTAGAGGTAGGGTTGGTAGAGGATCATATGAATCTTATTGTTATCTTATAAGTAAGGATACAAATCCAAATAGTAAGCTAAATATTTTAGTTGATTCCAATGACGGTTTTGTTATTTCTCAAAAAGATTATGAATTAAGAGGTGGGGGAAAGATTTTATCCCTTATCCAGCACGGTAAAAATATTTCTGAGATAGAATACCTAAAAATGACTGAGGAAGAGACCGATAAGACCTTTGAGATTTTTGATTATTTGAAAGAAAATTCTTTTGAAGGTGTAAATCTAGAATATATAAAAGATTATTTTGATGAAGATAAGGATATTATTTTAAACTAA